The sequence ACGGTATGATAGCGATCCCGGAAAAGCCCGGATTGGGATTCACCGTTTCTGAGCGATTCCTGGAGGCGCACGCGCAACGCAATTGACGATGAAAGAAAAGAACCTTCTCGCGGAACTCGCAGCCTATCTGTTCTCCCACTCGGACAAGGAGAGCGGCCGCACCCCATCCGAACGTGAGCTGGCGGAGCATTTCGCCGTCAGCCGCGGCCAGATCCGCGAGGCGCTGGCCATCCTCGAAGCCATGCGCATCGTCGAGCGGCGCGCCAAATCCGGCATCTACATCGACACCAAGCAGGCGAGCGTCGAGGCGCTGGCGCTGTTCGCGCGCGCCGGCCTGCCGCTCGATCCCTTGCAGATCTACGAGACGGTCGAGTTGCGCAAGATCCACGAGATCAAGGCCGCCGAACTTGCCTGCTCGCGCGCCACCGAGGAGAATTTCGAGCGGTTGCGCGAGATCCTCAAGGCTTCCG comes from Mesorhizobium japonicum MAFF 303099 and encodes:
- a CDS encoding FadR/GntR family transcriptional regulator, yielding MKEKNLLAELAAYLFSHSDKESGRTPSERELAEHFAVSRGQIREALAILEAMRIVERRAKSGIYIDTKQASVEALALFARAGLPLDPLQIYETVELRKIHEIKAAELACSRATEENFERLREILKASEERIAAGEGLAKEDREFHLEIVRATKNSVFHNICSVYYLMGEQRLPIYFNDPERSVRSHAEHVQIYEALLRRDGNLAQALMSAHLQGAESYWKGLIEGGNAAAPANSALEQA